The Streptomyces sp. NBC_01255 genome window below encodes:
- a CDS encoding NDP-hexose 2,3-dehydratase family protein gives MQSTKDSQVRPQLTDREDPTLPERITRSAAARRGECVQDITAWVHRRRKEVGFTVQRIAFDELDGWSFSTETGNLVHRSGRFFTIEGLRVSVGEQPDRVTWHQPIIAQPEVGILGILARETDGVLHFLMQAKMEPGNPGLVQISPTVQATYSNYTKIHKGADVRYLEYFTDTSRGRVLSDVLQSEHGSWFRRKRNRNMVVEVTGPVPDHEDFRWLTLGQIHELLGHDNTMNFDARSALAGLYGAGASSALHSDTDLLSWLAARRSLTPITGVPVSLADIPGWTRDEHSIHHDDERYFRVMAVSVQAGNREVGEWTQPLIEPNGQGVVAFVTRTFAGVPHVLVSARAEAGFCDAELGPTVQCIPRNHDHLPAGERPPFLDLVRSAAPSRIRYSALHSEEGGRFLDSVSRYLVVEATESEAPLHEPPGFRWVSRDQLAAFTRYSHYVSAQARTLLMCLNTLEA, from the coding sequence TTGCAGAGTACGAAGGACAGTCAGGTACGGCCGCAGCTCACGGATCGCGAGGATCCCACGCTGCCTGAGCGCATCACACGGTCCGCGGCCGCACGGCGAGGCGAGTGTGTGCAGGACATCACCGCCTGGGTGCACCGGCGCCGCAAGGAAGTCGGCTTCACGGTGCAGCGCATCGCGTTCGACGAGCTCGACGGCTGGTCCTTCTCAACCGAGACCGGCAACCTCGTGCACCGCAGCGGGCGGTTCTTCACCATCGAGGGACTACGCGTCAGCGTGGGCGAGCAGCCCGACCGCGTGACCTGGCACCAGCCCATCATCGCCCAGCCCGAGGTCGGCATCCTGGGGATTCTCGCGCGGGAGACCGACGGGGTCCTGCACTTCCTCATGCAGGCCAAGATGGAGCCGGGCAATCCCGGGCTGGTGCAGATCTCACCCACCGTGCAGGCCACCTACAGCAACTACACCAAGATCCACAAGGGTGCGGACGTCCGCTACCTGGAGTACTTCACCGACACATCCCGCGGCCGCGTCCTGTCGGACGTGCTGCAGAGCGAGCACGGCTCGTGGTTCCGCCGCAAACGCAACCGCAACATGGTCGTGGAGGTCACCGGCCCGGTCCCCGACCACGAGGACTTCCGCTGGCTCACTCTGGGACAGATCCACGAACTGCTGGGCCACGACAACACGATGAACTTCGACGCCCGCTCGGCTCTGGCCGGCCTGTACGGGGCAGGCGCCTCCTCTGCCCTGCACTCCGACACCGACCTGCTGTCGTGGCTCGCGGCGCGCCGGTCGCTGACCCCGATCACCGGGGTACCGGTCTCGCTCGCCGACATCCCCGGCTGGACGCGCGACGAGCACTCCATCCACCATGACGACGAACGGTACTTCCGCGTCATGGCCGTGTCGGTACAGGCAGGCAACCGAGAAGTGGGCGAGTGGACCCAGCCCCTCATCGAACCGAACGGCCAGGGCGTCGTCGCGTTTGTGACCCGCACCTTCGCCGGCGTGCCGCACGTCCTGGTCAGCGCCCGCGCGGAAGCCGGCTTCTGCGACGCCGAGCTCGGCCCCACCGTGCAGTGCATACCGCGCAACCACGACCACCTGCCCGCGGGGGAGCGGCCGCCCTTCCTCGACCTGGTCAGGTCCGCCGCGCCGTCGCGGATCCGCTACTCGGCGCTGCACTCGGAGGAGGGAGGCCGCTTCCTCGACTCGGTGAGCCGCTACCTCGTCGTCGAGGCCACCGAGAGCGAGGCACCCCTGCACGAACCACCCGGCTTCCGCTGGGTCTCCCGCGACCAGCTCGCCGCGTTCACCCGCTACAGCCACTACGTCAGCGCACAGGCCCGTACCCTGCTGATGTGCCTGAACACGCTCGAGGCATAA
- a CDS encoding acyl carrier protein, translating into MQDTDHPAAHIRSIVAGIVGLSPDEIDDDQDFIDFYRADSLNLIEIVAQLEKHYQVELPVAELQRARTVNALRDLLAQSLDTPLTPNPAG; encoded by the coding sequence ATGCAGGACACCGACCACCCGGCCGCACACATCCGGTCGATCGTCGCCGGCATCGTGGGCCTGAGCCCGGACGAGATCGACGACGACCAGGACTTCATCGACTTCTACCGCGCGGACTCCCTCAACCTGATCGAGATCGTCGCCCAGCTCGAAAAGCACTACCAAGTCGAACTGCCCGTAGCCGAGCTGCAACGCGCACGCACGGTCAACGCCCTACGAGACCTGCTCGCCCAAAGCCTGGACACACCCCTAACCCCGAACCCGGCCGGATAA
- a CDS encoding beta-ketoacyl synthase N-terminal-like domain-containing protein translates to MHIVISGRGAVRPDPVPRTHTPPSGPAFTAGSFDGEALLGRRTAQYNHRSAQLAMVAFGRALDDAGLRVSDDNRDRIGVTLGTAAGSVTGMAEFGMDTFSQPRPYMVAAAKSSHCVLSSPAGAAAIAYGLRGANATVASGPATGLAVLRHAVVMLRAGHADAVLAGASEEFTGPTSWVARAARGPQVQGEGAAAFVLEGQEAALAAGRTPLAALAAVDVRAVPDLSAGQFAGTIARALARAGVSAPDVSAVALRHTGVHAVDEAQRSGLAQALPEAAHVSDEERIGDCYSAHALLQLDRLLHEATLPAVIVAADPDGLLSVAVLKDVPR, encoded by the coding sequence ATGCACATCGTGATCTCCGGCCGGGGAGCCGTCCGGCCCGATCCCGTCCCCCGGACGCACACCCCGCCGTCCGGGCCGGCCTTCACTGCCGGCTCCTTCGACGGCGAGGCGCTGCTCGGCCGCAGGACCGCTCAGTACAACCACCGCAGTGCCCAGCTGGCCATGGTCGCCTTCGGCAGGGCGCTCGATGACGCGGGTCTGCGGGTGAGCGATGACAACCGTGACCGCATCGGCGTCACGCTGGGCACGGCGGCGGGCAGCGTCACCGGCATGGCCGAGTTCGGCATGGACACCTTCTCCCAGCCGCGTCCGTACATGGTGGCCGCCGCCAAGTCCTCGCACTGTGTGCTCAGTTCGCCCGCGGGGGCGGCGGCCATCGCCTACGGCCTGCGGGGTGCCAACGCGACGGTCGCCTCCGGGCCGGCGACCGGGCTCGCCGTGCTGCGCCATGCCGTGGTCATGCTGAGGGCCGGGCACGCCGACGCGGTGCTCGCGGGCGCCTCGGAGGAGTTCACCGGGCCGACGTCATGGGTCGCCCGGGCGGCCCGCGGCCCGCAGGTCCAGGGCGAGGGCGCGGCCGCTTTCGTGCTGGAGGGCCAGGAGGCGGCCCTGGCCGCCGGCCGCACGCCTCTGGCGGCTCTCGCCGCCGTGGACGTGCGGGCGGTGCCCGACCTGTCCGCCGGGCAGTTCGCCGGGACGATCGCCCGCGCGCTGGCACGAGCGGGCGTGTCGGCGCCGGATGTGTCGGCCGTGGCGTTGCGTCACACGGGTGTCCACGCGGTGGACGAGGCCCAGCGCAGCGGACTGGCCCAGGCGCTGCCCGAGGCGGCACACGTCAGCGACGAGGAGCGCATCGGGGACTGCTACAGCGCCCACGCGCTGCTCCAGCTCGACCGGCTCCTTCACGAGGCGACGCTGCCCGCCGTCATCGTCGCGGCGGACCCGGACGGTCTGCTGTCGGTCGCCGTACTGAAGGACGTCCCGCGGTGA
- a CDS encoding acyl carrier protein, which yields MLADRLAELRDMAADIFTVEPEEVEGAGSFIEDLGADSLLAVELLSRIEQRYDVMIDVGDLEKMTDLRSTYKVVADAAGW from the coding sequence ATGCTGGCAGATCGACTGGCGGAGCTGCGGGACATGGCAGCGGACATATTCACCGTGGAACCCGAAGAAGTGGAGGGGGCCGGCAGCTTCATCGAGGATCTGGGCGCCGACTCGCTGCTGGCCGTCGAGCTGCTGAGCCGGATCGAGCAGCGGTACGACGTCATGATCGACGTCGGCGACCTGGAGAAGATGACCGATCTGCGTTCCACGTACAAGGTCGTGGCCGACGCGGCGGGGTGGTAG
- a CDS encoding beta-ketoacyl-[acyl-carrier-protein] synthase family protein: protein MHRVVITGLGPVSSIGIGADGFLHAVRAGKSGISPVSSFDVSGFEHKMAGEVADFDAAGLLTRLNVADWGRASLFAAAAARLAADDAGIRDFGDDAAVVMGTTSGEIPNVVAMTESWYVNGPAVPDRTLAAQLPAGRLALAAAQEIGATGETMTFSAACAAANCAIGYAYDLVASGEAAVAMAGGADAVSRFTHAAFNRLGALAKDTCRPFDRERDGMLTAEGGAALVLETLDGAVERGARIYAEVLGYAVSCDAYHPSAPEPQSIARTMDSALRRSGVTPDEVDYICAHGTGTRLNDRVEAQAIRSVYGETAPPVSSLKSMLGHTMGAASGFGSIACALAVSRGFIPPTINHRHPDPELDGIDPVAGAAREQAVRVAQNNAFGFGGNNAIVLFGSAPCTS from the coding sequence GTGCACCGCGTGGTCATCACCGGCCTCGGGCCGGTGTCGAGCATCGGCATCGGAGCGGACGGTTTCTTGCATGCCGTGCGGGCGGGGAAGAGCGGGATCTCGCCCGTCTCCTCGTTCGACGTGTCGGGGTTCGAGCACAAGATGGCGGGTGAGGTGGCGGACTTCGACGCCGCGGGACTGCTCACCCGGCTGAACGTCGCCGACTGGGGACGGGCCTCGCTGTTCGCCGCGGCCGCTGCCCGCCTGGCGGCGGACGACGCCGGCATCCGGGACTTCGGCGATGACGCCGCCGTGGTCATGGGAACGACGTCGGGCGAGATCCCCAACGTCGTGGCGATGACCGAGTCCTGGTATGTGAACGGCCCGGCGGTCCCTGACCGGACGCTCGCCGCGCAACTGCCCGCCGGCCGCCTGGCCCTGGCGGCCGCGCAGGAGATCGGTGCCACGGGCGAGACGATGACGTTCTCGGCCGCGTGCGCGGCGGCCAACTGCGCCATCGGCTACGCCTACGACCTTGTCGCTTCCGGGGAGGCCGCCGTCGCCATGGCCGGCGGCGCCGACGCGGTGAGCCGGTTCACCCATGCCGCGTTCAACCGGCTGGGCGCGCTCGCGAAGGACACCTGCCGGCCCTTCGACCGGGAACGGGACGGCATGCTGACGGCAGAGGGCGGTGCGGCGCTGGTTCTGGAGACTCTGGACGGCGCGGTCGAACGGGGTGCCCGCATCTATGCGGAGGTTCTGGGATACGCGGTCAGCTGCGATGCCTACCATCCCTCGGCGCCGGAGCCGCAGAGCATCGCGCGGACCATGGACAGCGCACTGCGGCGCTCCGGTGTGACGCCGGACGAGGTCGACTACATCTGCGCGCACGGTACGGGCACCCGGCTCAACGACCGGGTGGAGGCACAGGCCATCCGCAGCGTGTACGGCGAGACGGCGCCACCGGTCAGCTCCCTCAAGTCCATGCTGGGGCACACGATGGGGGCGGCCAGCGGCTTCGGCAGCATCGCCTGCGCGCTGGCGGTGAGCAGGGGTTTCATCCCGCCCACCATCAACCACCGCCACCCGGATCCGGAACTGGACGGCATCGATCCCGTTGCCGGCGCGGCGCGGGAACAAGCCGTTCGCGTGGCCCAGAACAACGCCTTCGGTTTCGGCGGCAACAACGCCATCGTCCTCTTCGGGAGTGCTCCATGCACATCGTGA
- a CDS encoding 3-hydroxyacyl-ACP dehydratase FabZ family protein, with product MLDHARIRGLLRQRPPMILLDTVGEFSPTSLTATKAITGSEHCYQNLPDNTPLAGFAYPQALMVESFGQACSLLWTLAGLGPADRIPLLVAVNGLAFHASPLPGDVLEHQVRLVHHSSTACEFTGRSHVKGTTVLDIGSLLVASLPGPSPT from the coding sequence ATGCTTGACCACGCGCGGATACGCGGCCTGCTACGCCAGCGCCCCCCGATGATCCTCCTCGACACCGTCGGGGAATTCTCCCCGACCTCCCTCACCGCCACAAAGGCCATCACCGGCTCCGAACACTGCTACCAAAACCTCCCCGACAACACCCCCCTGGCGGGCTTCGCGTACCCGCAGGCACTCATGGTGGAGTCCTTCGGGCAGGCCTGTTCCCTGCTGTGGACGCTGGCCGGTCTCGGTCCGGCCGACCGCATCCCCCTGCTGGTCGCCGTGAACGGCCTGGCATTCCATGCCTCGCCCCTCCCCGGAGACGTCCTGGAACACCAGGTCCGGCTCGTCCACCACTCCAGCACCGCATGCGAGTTCACCGGCCGGTCCCACGTGAAAGGCACCACCGTCCTCGACATCGGCTCCCTCCTCGTCGCATCACTACCCGGCCCCTCCCCCACCTGA
- a CDS encoding ApeI family dehydratase, whose translation MSALPVPLTWNERTPDNTHAVLRLPVDHAADYMAGHYPGYPILPGVVVMDWVQQAVDSLHDGGLRLHRLDRARFVAPLFPGDILEITLRTRPREPNGEEIHAHARIVRHSDHRLAVELDATFTPVDTHA comes from the coding sequence ATGTCCGCCCTGCCCGTGCCCCTGACATGGAACGAGCGGACACCCGACAACACCCACGCCGTACTACGGCTCCCGGTCGATCACGCCGCCGACTACATGGCCGGCCACTACCCCGGCTACCCGATCCTGCCGGGAGTGGTCGTCATGGACTGGGTCCAACAAGCCGTCGACAGCCTCCACGACGGCGGCCTGCGGCTGCACCGCCTCGACAGAGCACGCTTCGTGGCGCCCCTCTTCCCCGGAGACATCCTGGAAATCACCCTCCGGACACGCCCCCGCGAACCGAACGGCGAAGAGATCCACGCCCACGCCCGCATCGTGCGCCACTCCGACCACCGCCTGGCCGTCGAACTCGACGCCACCTTCACACCGGTGGACACCCATGCTTGA
- a CDS encoding activator-dependent family glycosyltransferase, translating to MRVLIVSWPWRTHFQPMVPLGWALQAAGHEVRVSSSPDLVESLTASGLMAVPAGPPDVLKTMYEQFTEEQVELVRTLEQLGSRDDFFFDFALDTEGALTWDRLRLRTRYFTQILKGVNDAMVEELVDYCRWWKPDLVVWEWMSHAGAIVARATGAASARIRSEIDVDAWSRRAFLQLREQQPPQEREDALADWLGRWSERFEKPYSEEMVTGHFTIEHMLGSMRLDSDVPHVPLRYVSYHGPAVVPQWARRAPAKRRVLATFGISQNKGKEYQAVSVRQLQQILDSLADLDIELVVTAPEKVQRSLKRVPPNAMLAEFVPLHAVVPTCSAVIHHGGIPAFMEAVANGVPQLMVGRVVGDIDLRAPLLEKAQGGLYLSRPQLSGERVRECLVRLLEEPAFREGAERLRNEQATQPTPSQLVPELEKLTARYRSR from the coding sequence GTGCGCGTCCTCATCGTGTCCTGGCCCTGGAGGACTCACTTCCAACCGATGGTCCCGTTGGGCTGGGCACTGCAGGCCGCGGGGCACGAGGTGCGTGTCTCCAGCAGCCCGGACCTGGTCGAGTCGCTGACCGCGTCGGGCCTGATGGCGGTCCCGGCCGGCCCCCCCGATGTCCTGAAGACGATGTACGAGCAGTTCACCGAGGAACAGGTGGAGCTCGTGCGGACCCTGGAGCAGCTCGGATCGCGCGACGACTTCTTCTTCGATTTCGCCCTGGACACCGAGGGGGCACTGACCTGGGACCGGCTGCGCCTGAGAACGCGGTACTTCACGCAGATCCTCAAAGGCGTGAACGACGCGATGGTCGAGGAGCTGGTCGACTACTGCCGCTGGTGGAAGCCGGACCTGGTGGTATGGGAGTGGATGAGTCACGCGGGCGCGATCGTGGCCCGCGCGACAGGCGCGGCCAGCGCGCGGATCCGCTCCGAGATCGATGTCGACGCCTGGTCCCGGCGCGCCTTTCTCCAGCTCCGCGAACAGCAGCCGCCCCAGGAGCGGGAGGACGCGCTGGCGGACTGGCTGGGGCGCTGGTCGGAGAGGTTCGAAAAGCCGTACTCCGAGGAGATGGTGACCGGGCACTTCACCATCGAGCACATGCTGGGTTCCATGCGGCTGGATTCGGATGTGCCGCACGTTCCCCTGCGCTATGTCTCCTACCACGGGCCCGCCGTCGTACCCCAGTGGGCTCGCCGCGCCCCGGCGAAGCGGCGCGTTCTGGCCACCTTCGGGATCAGCCAGAACAAGGGAAAGGAATACCAGGCCGTTTCTGTCAGGCAGCTGCAGCAGATACTCGACTCCCTGGCCGATCTGGATATCGAACTGGTGGTAACGGCGCCGGAGAAAGTCCAAAGAAGTCTGAAGCGGGTTCCCCCCAATGCGATGCTCGCGGAGTTCGTCCCCTTGCACGCGGTGGTCCCGACGTGCTCAGCTGTGATCCATCACGGCGGGATTCCCGCATTCATGGAGGCGGTCGCGAACGGCGTTCCGCAGTTGATGGTCGGCCGGGTCGTCGGTGACATCGACTTGCGTGCCCCGCTGCTGGAGAAGGCCCAGGGAGGCCTCTACCTCTCAAGGCCGCAGTTGTCCGGGGAGCGGGTCCGGGAGTGCCTGGTGCGGCTGCTGGAGGAGCCGGCGTTCCGGGAGGGCGCCGAAAGGCTGCGTAACGAGCAGGCCACGCAGCCGACGCCCAGCCAACTGGTCCCCGAACTGGAAAAGCTCACGGCCCGCTATCGCTCCCGCTGA
- the fabG gene encoding 3-oxoacyl-ACP reductase FabG: protein MSGVSSGAGVVVAAGGVALVTGGSRGIGRAVAVRLARDGFDVALCFRSDGAAAEVVAEEVREVGRRVLVRRVDVADRGGVRGFVADVEAGFGPITAVVASAGIVRDRSLMLMSDEEWDSVVRTNLDGTANVLRAVARPMARRGVGAIVTVSSAAGVVGNAGQANYSASKAGIIALTQAMAREFARLGVRANAVAPGFIDTDMVASVSKKAVVDRIPLGRFGTPEEVAAMVSFLVSPEAGYVTGQVFRIDGGVAL, encoded by the coding sequence ATGTCGGGTGTTTCGAGTGGGGCCGGTGTGGTGGTGGCTGCTGGTGGGGTGGCTTTGGTGACTGGGGGGTCGCGGGGGATTGGGCGGGCGGTTGCGGTTCGCCTGGCGCGTGATGGGTTTGATGTGGCGTTGTGTTTCCGTTCTGACGGGGCTGCTGCGGAGGTGGTTGCTGAGGAGGTTCGTGAGGTGGGGCGGCGGGTGTTGGTCCGGCGTGTTGATGTTGCTGACCGTGGTGGGGTTCGGGGTTTCGTTGCGGATGTGGAGGCGGGGTTCGGGCCGATCACGGCGGTGGTGGCGTCTGCGGGGATTGTCCGGGACCGGTCGTTGATGTTGATGTCCGATGAGGAGTGGGACTCGGTGGTGCGGACGAATCTGGACGGTACGGCGAATGTGTTGCGGGCGGTGGCTCGTCCGATGGCGCGGCGTGGTGTGGGGGCGATTGTCACGGTGTCGTCGGCTGCGGGGGTGGTGGGTAATGCGGGGCAGGCTAATTATTCTGCGTCGAAGGCCGGGATTATCGCGCTGACTCAGGCGATGGCGCGGGAGTTCGCGCGGCTGGGGGTGCGGGCCAATGCGGTGGCGCCTGGTTTCATTGATACCGACATGGTGGCTTCGGTGTCGAAGAAGGCTGTTGTGGACCGTATTCCGCTGGGTCGTTTCGGGACACCCGAGGAGGTGGCTGCGATGGTGTCGTTTCTTGTGTCGCCTGAGGCCGGGTATGTCACGGGCCAGGTGTTCCGTATTGATGGTGGCGTGGCTCTGTGA
- a CDS encoding phenylalanine aminomutase (D-beta-phenylalanine forming) gives MTYTLSLDRRVLLADIESIAAATGPGLALDGGVRERVDASRRTLEKFVADGRIIYGVTTSMGGFADWLVPVSMARRLQENLLNAVATNVGERLDDVTVRAIMVSRIASLSRGNSAISLVNLDKYIAVVNAGIVPCVPEKGSLGTSGDLGPLAAIALVCIGQWKARYNGEVLPGAEALRRAGITPMELSFKEGLALINGTSGMVGLGSLNVQRARRLMQSYLLVSALSVEALAGKTKPFDPRVHQLKPHRGQREVAQYLWQTLGDSRLAVDELDIEQLLAGEIADTAKAGSQSIEDAYSIRCTPQILGPVLDSLATIEQTVEDELNSSNDNPLIDPDEAEVFHNGHFHGQYVAMAMDHLVIAMTTLMNLSNRRIDRYLDKSNSNGLPPFLCREDPGLRLGLMGGQFMTASLTAETRAMAMPMSIQSLTTTADFQDIVSFGFVAARRAREVLDNVAHVVAFELLCACQAVDIRGTDGLSSATRVLYEQTRELVPYLDHDITTTEYVEELAQRLLTHPGLG, from the coding sequence ATGACGTACACCCTGTCCCTGGACCGCCGCGTACTGCTGGCGGACATCGAGTCGATCGCCGCCGCGACAGGCCCCGGGCTGGCTCTGGACGGTGGCGTGCGCGAACGGGTCGACGCCTCGCGGCGCACGCTGGAGAAGTTCGTGGCGGACGGCCGGATCATCTACGGCGTGACCACCAGCATGGGCGGATTCGCCGACTGGCTCGTCCCCGTCTCCATGGCACGCCGGCTCCAGGAGAACCTGCTCAACGCGGTGGCGACCAACGTGGGCGAACGCCTGGACGACGTCACCGTCCGCGCGATCATGGTGTCCCGCATCGCGTCGCTCTCCCGCGGCAACTCGGCCATCTCCCTGGTCAACCTGGACAAGTACATCGCGGTCGTGAACGCGGGAATCGTGCCCTGCGTACCGGAGAAGGGATCGCTCGGCACCAGTGGCGACCTCGGCCCGCTCGCCGCCATCGCGCTGGTCTGCATAGGCCAGTGGAAGGCCCGGTACAACGGGGAGGTCCTGCCGGGCGCCGAGGCACTGCGCCGGGCCGGCATCACCCCGATGGAACTCAGCTTCAAGGAAGGCCTCGCCCTGATCAACGGCACGTCGGGGATGGTCGGCCTGGGCTCCCTCAACGTGCAGCGGGCCCGCCGGCTCATGCAGTCCTACCTGCTCGTCTCCGCGCTCTCCGTGGAAGCCCTGGCGGGCAAGACCAAGCCGTTCGACCCACGGGTCCACCAGCTCAAACCGCACCGCGGACAGCGTGAGGTCGCGCAGTACCTGTGGCAGACGCTGGGCGACTCCCGGCTCGCGGTCGACGAACTCGACATCGAACAACTCCTCGCAGGCGAGATCGCGGACACCGCGAAGGCCGGATCACAGTCGATCGAGGACGCCTACTCGATCCGCTGCACACCCCAGATCCTCGGACCGGTCCTGGACAGCCTGGCCACGATCGAGCAGACCGTCGAAGACGAGCTGAACTCCTCCAACGACAACCCGCTGATCGACCCCGACGAGGCAGAGGTCTTCCACAACGGACACTTCCACGGACAGTACGTGGCCATGGCAATGGACCACCTGGTGATCGCCATGACAACCCTGATGAACCTCTCCAACCGCCGTATCGACCGCTACCTCGACAAGAGCAACAGCAACGGACTGCCTCCCTTCCTGTGCCGGGAAGACCCGGGCCTGCGGCTGGGCCTGATGGGCGGACAGTTCATGACCGCGTCACTGACCGCCGAGACCCGGGCGATGGCGATGCCCATGTCCATCCAGTCCCTGACCACCACCGCCGACTTCCAGGACATCGTCTCGTTCGGCTTCGTCGCGGCACGCCGCGCCCGGGAAGTACTGGACAACGTGGCCCACGTGGTCGCGTTCGAGCTCCTGTGCGCCTGCCAGGCAGTCGACATCCGCGGTACCGACGGCCTGTCCTCCGCCACCCGCGTCCTGTACGAACAGACCCGGGAACTGGTCCCGTACCTCGACCACGACATCACGACCACCGAGTACGTGGAGGAACTCGCCCAGCGGCTGCTGACACACCCGGGCCTGGGCTGA
- a CDS encoding YidB family protein, translating to MTENLSTPAGQGAEGASVNLDGYYCVAVLPEPGVAQTSEEAFARAESQGLMIPLTQVYQAKSWVSTGANTPLLRQDVVNGIGLDNLEALAEASGISVDDVVAEAMEKLPALVDGASPEGTLIVDSENPPAVGLGIARIVLAKVSE from the coding sequence GTGACCGAGAATCTGTCAACCCCTGCCGGCCAGGGTGCTGAAGGCGCGTCGGTAAATCTCGACGGCTATTACTGCGTCGCTGTGCTGCCCGAACCGGGTGTCGCTCAGACGAGTGAAGAGGCGTTCGCGAGAGCCGAGTCGCAGGGGCTCATGATTCCGCTGACACAGGTGTACCAAGCGAAGTCGTGGGTTTCAACCGGTGCCAACACGCCGCTTCTGCGCCAGGACGTGGTCAACGGGATAGGCCTGGACAACCTGGAAGCGCTGGCCGAGGCTTCGGGGATTTCGGTCGACGATGTCGTTGCCGAGGCAATGGAGAAGCTGCCGGCGCTTGTGGACGGGGCTTCTCCGGAAGGAACGCTGATCGTCGACTCCGAGAACCCGCCGGCGGTCGGTCTGGGTATCGCGAGGATCGTCCTCGCGAAGGTCTCCGAGTAG
- a CDS encoding AMP-binding protein has protein sequence MEHHDPTADNLGHYLLAPAARTPDKAAVVESDATGMLAEVSYRQLAALVEDYTRALEPLGLDVGDRVVVEAHTSAAAVALLLACSRLGLPFVPVSPQTPDNRLLSILRSVEPALHARADGLDRRDLPWAGATARFGRSGLRAEHPPALRTRRRRSVLAVDTAYIVFTSGSTGRPKGVVMSHRAIVTFLRAVIADGLVGDTDRVAGTSPLQFDFALFGIGVALGSGATLVPVGREYLDSPRRMVNFLRDTAVTQVHGVPSLWRPVLRHDPQLLKRLDTVRSVVFAGEGFPLPELRRLQEMLPGTRLVNGYGATESMAASFTDVPDPLPAQQQALSIGHAHPGAEMTLVDTAGAVVTRPGVVAEIHLRSPALFSGYWNDPGATAQVLVPDPLDPRHGQLVLRTGDLAYLDEHNELYFVGRADSQVQIRGNRVELGEVESVLARLPAVTAAAAAVTARGGDHVLIAGVVLDDTAAPFDEDAALAFCARELSAYMTPRLIRALPDLPLTENGKVDRTLLAHLVTTTVHDGPADTDPTPRSPA, from the coding sequence GTGGAACATCATGACCCCACGGCGGACAACCTCGGCCACTACCTCCTGGCTCCCGCCGCCCGTACCCCGGACAAGGCCGCCGTGGTGGAAAGCGACGCGACGGGGATGCTCGCCGAGGTCTCCTACCGGCAGCTCGCCGCGCTCGTGGAGGACTACACCCGAGCCCTGGAACCACTCGGCCTCGATGTCGGCGACCGGGTGGTGGTGGAAGCACACACCTCCGCGGCGGCGGTGGCGCTGCTGCTTGCCTGCTCCCGGCTGGGGCTGCCGTTCGTCCCGGTCAGCCCGCAGACCCCCGACAACCGCCTCCTCTCGATTCTGAGGTCGGTCGAGCCGGCGCTGCACGCCCGGGCCGACGGCCTTGACCGGCGTGATCTGCCGTGGGCCGGTGCCACCGCGCGCTTCGGGCGCAGCGGGCTGAGAGCAGAACACCCGCCGGCGCTGCGGACACGGCGCCGCCGGAGCGTACTCGCCGTCGACACGGCCTACATCGTCTTCACCTCCGGGTCGACCGGGCGCCCCAAGGGCGTGGTGATGAGCCACCGGGCGATCGTCACGTTCCTGCGCGCGGTGATCGCGGACGGACTGGTCGGCGACACCGACCGGGTCGCCGGCACCTCTCCGCTCCAGTTCGACTTCGCGCTCTTCGGGATCGGTGTCGCTCTCGGCAGCGGTGCGACCCTGGTGCCGGTCGGACGCGAGTACCTCGACTCGCCCCGGCGCATGGTCAACTTCCTGCGTGACACGGCCGTCACCCAGGTCCATGGAGTGCCCTCGCTGTGGCGCCCGGTCCTGCGCCACGATCCGCAACTGCTCAAACGGCTGGACACGGTGCGCTCGGTGGTCTTCGCCGGCGAGGGCTTCCCTCTTCCCGAACTGCGCCGTCTCCAGGAGATGCTGCCCGGCACCCGCCTGGTCAACGGCTACGGGGCGACCGAGTCGATGGCCGCCTCGTTCACCGACGTTCCCGACCCCCTGCCCGCACAGCAGCAGGCGCTGTCGATCGGTCACGCGCACCCGGGAGCCGAGATGACTCTGGTGGACACGGCCGGAGCAGTGGTGACGCGGCCCGGGGTGGTCGCGGAAATCCACCTGCGCAGCCCCGCGCTGTTCAGCGGCTACTGGAACGACCCTGGGGCCACCGCCCAGGTGCTGGTTCCCGACCCACTGGACCCGCGGCACGGGCAGCTGGTGCTCCGCACCGGCGACCTGGCCTACCTGGACGAGCACAACGAGCTGTACTTCGTCGGCCGCGCCGACTCCCAGGTGCAGATCCGCGGCAACCGGGTCGAGCTGGGCGAGGTGGAGAGTGTGCTGGCCCGTCTGCCCGCCGTGACGGCGGCCGCGGCCGCCGTCACGGCGCGCGGCGGGGACCACGTACTGATCGCAGGCGTCGTCCTGGACGACACAGCGGCGCCGTTCGACGAAGACGCGGCACTCGCCTTCTGCGCCCGGGAACTGTCCGCCTACATGACGCCGCGCCTCATCCGGGCCCTGCCCGACCTGCCCCTGACCGAGAACGGCAAAGTCGACCGGACGCTGCTCGCCCACCTGGTGACCACCACCGTTCACGACGGACCCGCTGACACCGATCCGACACCGAGGAGCCCCGCATGA